From one Lolium rigidum isolate FL_2022 chromosome 4, APGP_CSIRO_Lrig_0.1, whole genome shotgun sequence genomic stretch:
- the LOC124708445 gene encoding LOW QUALITY PROTEIN: bifunctional epoxide hydrolase 2-like (The sequence of the model RefSeq protein was modified relative to this genomic sequence to represent the inferred CDS: deleted 1 base in 1 codon): protein MAWQIEHTHLPIRGLNLHIAQAGKGELGTVVFLHGFPEIWYTWRHQMLAVAAAGYRAIAPDSRGYGLSDQPPEDEVATWEDLVADVLAILDALSIPKAFVVGKDFGVIPAYDFALRHPDRTRGVMCLGAPFSPGPVDFDATMPEGFYILRWREPGRAEADFGRHNVRRVVRTIYILFSRSEIPVAKEGEEIMDLADLPRSTPLPPWFTEEELDAYAALYEKSGFRYPLEMPYRGLHRMTKHVDARFQVPVFMVMGEKDYCFKFPGFETAMRSGAMNTFAPDLKIAYIPEGCHFVHEQLPEQVNGLLLGFLKDHP from the exons ATGGCATGGCAGATAGAGCACACCCACCTCCCCATCCGTGGGCTCAACCTCCACATTGCTCAAGCAGGCAAAG GTGAGCTTGGGACGGTGGTGTTCCTGCACGGCTTCCCGGAGATATGGTACACGTGGCGCCACCAGATgctggccgtcgccgccgccgggtaCCGCGCTATCGCGCCGGACAGCCGCGGCTACGGCCTTTCGGACCAGCCGCCTGAGGACGAGGTGGCCACCTGGGAGGACCTCGTCGCCGACGTGCTCGCCATCCTCGACGCCCTCTCCATCCCTAAG GCGTTTGTGGTGGGCAAGGACTTCGGCGTCATACCGGCGTACGACTTCGCGCTGCGGCACCCGGACCGCACCCGCGGCGTGATGTGTCTGGGCGCCCCCTTCAGCCCCGGCCCCGTCGACTTCGACGCCACCATGCCGGAGGGCTTCTACATCCTGCGGTGGCGCGAGCCCGGGAGAGCGGAGGCCGACTTCGGCCGCCACAACGTCCGCCGCGTGGTGCGCACCATCTACATCCTCTTCTCCCGCAGCGAGATCCCCGTGGCGAAGGAAGGGGAAGAGATCATGGACCTCGCCGACCTC CCACGGTCCACGCCGCTGCCGCCGTGGTTCACCGAGGAGGAACTCGACGCATACGCCGCGCTCTACGAGAAATCCGGCTTCCGCTACCCACTCGAGATGCCATACAG GGGTCTGCACCGGATGACGAAGCACGTGGACGCCAGGTTCCAGGTGCCGGTGTTCATGGTGATGGGGGAGAAGGACTACTGCTTCAAGTTCCCCGGGTTCGAGACCGCCATGAGGAGCGGCGCCATGAACACCTTCGCTCCGGACCTCAAGATCGCCTACATCCCGGAagggtgccacttcgtgcacgaGCAGCTCCCGGAGCAGGTCAACGGTCTCCTTCTCGGTTTCCTCAAGGACCATCCCTGA